One genomic window of Quercus lobata isolate SW786 chromosome 9, ValleyOak3.0 Primary Assembly, whole genome shotgun sequence includes the following:
- the LOC115960844 gene encoding uncharacterized protein LOC115960844, translating into MFFFFVGGVEQQVRQVLRSGAGRCIVCKSPADLVEYEKVLKLFFVPVWRWPGKEPSMYCRNCNLFFPQSYSLPPPRPTTDSALAEVDRCRFCDRPVEPEFSFCPFCGSAL; encoded by the coding sequence atgtttttcttcttcGTGGGAGGGGTTGAGCAACAAGTCCGGCAAGTGCTGAGATCAGGTGCGGGAAGGTGCATAGTGTGCAAGTCTCCGGCGGATCTGGTGGAGTACGAGAAGGTTCTGAAGCTGTTCTTCGTTCCGGTGTGGCGGTGGCCGGGAAAGGAGCCTTCCATGTACTGCAGAAACTGCAACCTCTTCTTCCCTCAGTCCTACTCTCTTCCGCCGCCACGGCCGACCACCGACTCTGCTCTTGCGGAGGTCGACCGCTGCCGTTTCTGTGACCGGCCGGTGGAGCCCGAGTTCAGTTTTTGCCCCTTTTGTGGCTCCGCTCTGTGA
- the LOC115960221 gene encoding chlorophyllide a oxygenase, chloroplastic — protein MTIVATAAALSLPISLCRSSKLNTKKGVRGGFRVVAVFREEGGLEKKSTWGQLFDVEDPRSKVPQCKGKFLDVNQALEVVRYDLRYCDWRARQDVLTIMLLHEKVVEVLNPLARDYKSIGTMKKELAELQGELAQAHKQVHMSEARVATALDKLAYMEELVNDRLLQDRSTTASDQTSPSPSTSTQSLEVVQRRSPRKSLNVSGPVKPYHPRLKNFWYPIAFSNDLKEDTMIPIECFEEPWVVFRGKDGKPGCIQNTCAHRACPLHLGSVNEGRIQCPYHGWEYSTDGKCEKMPSTRLLNLKIKSLPCFEQEGMIWIWPGNDPPTATIPSLEPPPGFQIHAEIVMELPVEHGLLLDNLLDLAHAPFTHTSTFAKGWSVPSFVKFLTPASGLQGYWDPYPIDMEFRPPCMVLSTIGISKPGKLEGQSTKQCATHLHQLHVCLPSSRQKTRLLYRMSLDFAPLLKYVPFVQYLWRHFAEQVLNEDLRLVVGQQERMLNGANIWNWPVSYDKLGVRYRLWRDAVDRGAKQLPYSEST, from the exons ATGACCATAGTGGCTACAGCTGCAGCTCTCTCTTTGCCAATCTCTCTTTGTAGATCATCTAAGCTCAACACTAAAAAG GGAGTGAGAGGAGGATTTCGGGTGGTTGCTGTTTTTAGAGAGGAAGGAGGGTTGGAGAAGAAGAGCACTTGGGGACAGCTTTTTGATGTGGAGGATCCAAGGTCTAAGGTTCCCCAGTGTAAAGGGAAGTTCTTGGATGTAAATCAAGCCCTAGAAGTGGTTAGATATGATCTTCGGTACTGTGATTGGCGGGCCCGGCAAGATGTCCTCACAATCATGCTTCTCCATGAAAAG GTTGTAGAAGTTTTAAATCCTCTAGCTCGTGACTACAAGTCCATTGGCACAATGAAGAAGGAACTTGCGGAGTTGCAAGGAGAATTAGCACAAGCTCACAAACAG GTTCACATGTCCGAAGCAAGAGTTGCCACTGCTTTAGATAAACTAGCTTACATGGAAGAATTGGTGAATGATAGGCTGTTACAAGACAGAAGCACTACAGCATCAGACCAAACATCCCCCTCTCCCAGTACTTCTACACAATCTCTTGAAGTTGTACAGAGAAGGTCACCACGTAAAAGCTTGAACGTATCTGGTCCTGTAAAACCTTATCATCCCCGCTTGAAGAATTTCTGGTATCCCATTGCTTTCTCCAATGATCTGAAGGAGGATACCATG ATTCCAATTGAATGTTTTGAGGAACCATGGGTTGTCTTTCGTGGAAAAGATGGGAAACCTGGATGTATCCAGAACACCTGTGCACATAGAGCGTGTCCTCTTCACCTTGGTTCAGTCAATGAGGGTCGCATCCAATGTCCCTACCATG GGTGGGAGTACTCAACAGAtggaaaatgtgagaaaatgcCATCCACGCGATTACTTAATTTGAAGATAAAGTCATTGCCATGTTTTGAACAAGAGGGAATGATCTGGATTTGGCCTGGAAATGACCCTCCAACGGCCACCATTCCCTCTTTAGAACCTCCTCCAGGATTTCAAATTCATGCTGAG ATTGTCATGGAACTTCCAGTGGAACATGGACTACTTCTAGATAATCTTTTGGATCTTGCACATGCCCCTTTCACTCACACTTCCACCTTTGCCAAGGGATGGAGCGTTCCCAG CtttgtgaaatttttgacaCCTGCTTCGGGCCTCCAAGGATATTGGGACCCTTATCCAATTGACATGGAATTTCGGCCACCTTGTATGGTGCTATCAACTATCGGGATCTCAAAGCCTGGCAAACTGGAAGGGCAGAGTACCAAGCAGTGTGCCACACACCTTCACCAACTTCACGTTTGTTTACCTTCTTCAAGGCAGAAGACAAGGTTATTATACAGAATGTCACTGGATTTTGCTCCCCTGCTTAAGTACGTTCCTTTCGTGCAATATCTGTGGCGGCATTTTGCAGAACAG GTGTTAAATGAGGATCTGCGGCTCGTAGTTGGCCAGCAAGAGCGCATGCTCAATGGTGCCAATATCTGGAATTGGCCTGTATCCTATGATAAGCTAGGTGTGAGGTACAGGCTATGGAGAGATGCCGTGGACAGAGGAGCTAAGCAACTACCCTACAGCGAATCAACATAG
- the LOC115961636 gene encoding (S)-scoulerine 9-O-methyltransferase-like codes for MEDQRGEDHLSSWVLGNSIVIQMSLRAAIELDIFNIIANAGFEAQLSAAEIVEKIPTTNPNAAITLDRILRLLSVNSLLSMSQRPCQSGDDATHQEMCYGLTQLTRHSATNKDGVSSASMVLLFSERMMVEPQYMLKNMVLEPECKPFYSNYGENFYKYAAKEPKFNKLFQEFMTHSSKLFLDEVLKVYRGFEEIKELLDVGGGMGTSLGNIISMYPHIHGKNFDLPNVISVAPSSQV; via the coding sequence ATGGAAGACCAAAGAGGTGAAGATCATCTATCATCTTGGGTGTTGGGAAATTCGATTGTCATTCAAATGTCTCTAAGAGCTGCAATTGAGCTAGACATCTTCAATATTATTGCCAATGCAGGTTTTGAAGCTCAACTTTCTGCAGCTGAGATTGTTGAGAAGATCCCAACAACCAATCCGAACGCGGCTATCACTTTGGACCGGATACTAAGGCTGCTCAGCGTAAACTCTCTCTTGTCAATGTCTCAAAGGCCATGCCAAAGTGGGGATGATGCCACACATCAAGAAATGTGTTATGGCCTAACACAGTTAACTCGTCACTCAGCAACTAATAAGGACGGAGTTTCCTCGGCTTCGATGGTGCTACTTTTCAGTGAAAGAATGATGGTTGAACCCCAATACATGCTTAAGAACATGGTGCTTGAACCAGAGTGCAAGCCTTTCTACTCAAACTATGGTGAGAATTTTTATAAGTACGCAGCAAAGGAGCCAAAGTTCAATAAACTATTCCAAGAATTTATGACACATAGCTCAAAACTATTCTTGGATGAGGTACTTAAGGTGTATCGTGGTTTTGAAGAGATAAAGGAGTTATTGGATGTAGGGGGCGGCATGGGAACTTCTCTTGGGAACATAATTTCTATGTATCCCCACATTCATGGAAAAAACTTTGACTTACCCAATGTAATTAGTGTGGCTCCAAGCTCTCAGGTTTga